A part of Amyelois transitella isolate CPQ chromosome 12, ilAmyTran1.1, whole genome shotgun sequence genomic DNA contains:
- the LOC106142339 gene encoding cytochrome P450 9e2: MMLLIIWGLVLVAALALYLHQVYSKFSILGVKHFKPVPLLGNMARVTLRMNHFSDDVERLYNAFPSERFVGRYEFLNPMLIIQDIELVKKITVKDFEHFLDHRAFVDEQADPFFGRNLFSLKGQEWKDMRSTLSPAFTSSKMRHMLPFMVEVGDQMVMTLKNKILESGVGYTDVEGKDLTTRYANDVIASCAFGLKVNSHVEQDNEFYKMGKIASTFNYIQLLKFFGFVSFPKLMTLLKVSLFTEESKNFFKNVVMSTMHEREVNNIIRPDMIHLLMEAKKGQLVHDEKTQDADAGFATVEESSVGKKETNRVWSDTDLIAQAVLFFVAGFETVSSAMSFALHELTANPEVQEKLAHEIKENEMKNGGKFDYNSIQNMTYMDMVVSEVLRLWPPAILLDRKCIKDYNLGKPNENAKHDYIIRSGENLSIPAWGFHRDPKFFPNPLKFDPERFSEENRHKIKPFTYMPFGFGPRNCIGSRFALCEVKVMLYQLLQHFELSPCEKTSIPAKLSTETFNIRIKGGQWMRLKIRN; encoded by the exons ATGATGCTCCTCATAATATGGGGTCTGGTGCTGGTCGCAGCCCTCGCGCTGTACCTCCACCAGGTCTACTCCAAGTTCAGCATCCTGGGGGTGAAGCACTTCAAGCCGGTCCCGCTTTTGGGCAACATGGCAAGAGTCACGCTGAGGATGAACCACTTCTCTGATGACGTTGAGAGGCTTTATAATGCCTTTCCTAGTGAAAG ATTCGTGGGACGTTACGAGTTCCTCAATCCGATGCTCATCATCCAAGACATCGAGCTGGTGAAGAAGATAACAGTGAAGGACTTCGAACATTTCCTCGACCACCGTGCCTTCGTCGATGAGCAAGCGGATCCTTTCTTCGGCAGAAATCTCTTCTCATTGAAAG GCCAAGAATGGAAGGACATGAGGTCGACCTTGAGTCCAGCGTTCACCAGCTCCAAGATGCGACACATGCTGCCGTTCATGGTGGAGGTCGGAGACCAAATGGTCATGACTCTGAAGAACAAGATATTGGAATCAggag TGGGCTATACGGACGTCGAAGGCAAGGACCTGACGACCCGCTACGCCAATGACGTCATCGCCTCCTGCGCATTCGGCCTCAAGGTCAACTCTCATGTGGAACAAGACAACGAGTTCTATAAGATGGGCAAGATCGCCTCCACTTTCAACTACATACAGTTACTGAAATTCTTCGGTTTTGTGTCTTTCCCAAAATTGATGACG CTACTTAAAGTTTCTCTGTTTACTGAAGAAAGCAAGAACTTCTTCAAAAACGTCGTGATGAGTACCATGCACGAGCGAGAGGTGAACAATATCATCAGACCTGACATGATCCACCTTCTCATGGAAGCTAAGAaag gTCAGTTAGTGCATGATGAGAAGACACAAGACGCTGATGCTGGCTTCGCTACTGTAGAAGAATCATCAGTTggaaaaaaggaaacaaaCAGAG TCTGGTCCGACACAGATTTGATAGCTCAAGCAGTACTTTTCTTCGTCGCTGGCTTCGAGACTGTATCATCAGCTATGTCATTCGCTCTTCATGAGCTGACTGCCAACCCTGAAGTCCAGGAGAAACTGGCGCACGAGATCAAAGAAAATGAGATGAAGAACGGTGGCAAGTTTGATTACAACTCTATACAGAACATGACTTATATGGATATGGTTGTATCAG AAGTACTCAGGCTGTGGCCACCAGCAATTCTTCTAGACAGAAAGTGTATCAAGGATTACAATTTAGGAAAGCCCAATGAAAATGCTAAGCATGACTACATT ATCCGTAGCGGCGAAAATCTTAGCATTCCCGCTTGGGGCTTCCACAGAGACCCCAAATTCTTCCCGAACCCGCTTAAGTTTGACCCTGAAAGGTTTTCAGAAGAGAACAGGCACAAGATCAAGCCTTTTACTTACATGCCCTTCGGTTTTGGACCTAGAAATTGTATTG gTTCGCGCTTCGCCCTGTGCGAGGTGAAGGTGATGCTGTACCAGCTGCTGCAGCACTTCGAGCTGTCTCCGTGCGAGAAGACCAGCATCCCCGCGAAGTTGTCTACGGAAACCTTCAACATCAGGATCAAGGGGGGACAATGGATGAGACTGAAGATTCGGAACTAA